A section of the Malus sylvestris chromosome 17, drMalSylv7.2, whole genome shotgun sequence genome encodes:
- the LOC126612515 gene encoding NAC domain-containing protein 54-like isoform X1, which translates to MAPVSLPPGFRFHPTDEELVAYYLKRKINGRKIELEVIPEVDLYKCEPWDLPGKSLLPSKDLEWYFFSPRDRKYPNGSRTNRATKAGYWKATGKDRKVNSQTRAVGMKKTLVYYGGRAPHGSRTDWVMHEYRLDERECETAQGLQVQDAYALCRIFKKTATGPKIGEHYGSTSTTNYQLTSDHSSSVNELYSDGGRCEDFESSSYPMQMNNACSSSPNFVHTNSLDDMGRKRDGKWTQFLSKEAFNCSSSFSHISTHGNIPYPPSKVDIALECARLQHRLSLPPLEVEDFSQVGLTDFKTMQYSNPAPDTTSAETDALQEILSVAHVSQEMINQSSNLVDQTWGGNYAPPANDFSFMVDRDAQYNQITDHMNSMRYVDHKTWGNSYTRSIEIGDLEDGFRMENTAENLRWIGMSDKDLEKSFTEEHKIVPIENISSFRREEQEQQYEIQGETGHHSGIIKELNDNEANDDDFSLSFINEDPNENFLHDGNMDDYSPSPSFEVIEEIQVNHGMFVSTRQVAETFFHQLMPSQTVKVHLNPVLGQNFFIERVVTQKKSEDRGSFFKRSKELVMEKFDGIAKSTMPWGKIASTLVCAVTLILMHMIIYLGQHMEDEKLMDAFTRTTTATSVEENGSSEISNKKKGLGLIKWSNKKEKVCLVNVRGGNSCSVFLKKMGIFLTVSLALGTMWANHNIISP; encoded by the exons ATGGCTCCTGTTTCATTGCCTCCTGGTTTTAGGTTCCATCCCACAGATGAGGAATTAGTTGCTTACTACCTCAAAAGAAAGATTAATGGCCGTAAGATCGAATTAGAGGTCATCCCTGAAGTTGATCTCTACAAGTGTGAGCCATGGGACTTACCAG GAAAGTCATTATTGCCTAGCAAAGATCTGGAGTGGTATTTCTTCAGTCCGCGAGATCGGAAGTACCCTAACGGATCGAGGACTAATCGTGCAACTAAAGCTGGATACTGGAAGGCGACGGGAAAGGATCGGAAGGTAAACTCACAGACGCGTGCTGTAGGCATGAAGAAAACCCTAGTTTATTACGGAGGAAGGGCACCACATGGGAGTCGAACAGATTGGGTTATGCATGAATATCGCCTCGACGAGAGGGAGTGCGAAACTGCACAAGGCTTGCAGGTTCAG GACGCATATGCGCTATGCCGTATTTTTAAGAAGACTGCAACGGGGCCAAAGATAGGAGAGCATTATGGTAGCACAAGTACTACTAATTACCAGCTAACCAGTGACCATTCATCTAGCGTTAATGAACTGTATTCTGATGGAGGAAGATGTGAAGATTTCGAGAGCTCAAGTTATCCTATGCAAATGAACAATGCATGCtcttcatcaccaaactttgttCATACAAACTCACTTGATGACATGGGTAGAAAAAGAGATGGAAAATGGACGCAGTTCTTATCGAAAGAGGCATTTAATTGCTCGTCCTCATTTTCTCATATTTCTACACATGGAAACATTCCCTACCCTCCATCTAAG GTTGATATTGCATTAGAATGTGCAAGGCTGCAGCATCGACTCTCACTTCCTCCATTAGAAGTGGAGGATTTCTCTCAAGTTGGACTCACCGACTTCAAAACGATGCAATACTCAAATCCTGCACCTGACACGACAAGTGCTGAAACTGATGCTTTGCAGGAAATTCTCTCAGTTGCACATGTTTCTCAAGAAATGATCAATCAATCCAGTAATCTTGTGGATCAGACATGGGGTGGAAACTATGCACCTCCAGCCAATGACTTTAGCTTTATGGTTGACCGAGATGCTCAGTATAATCAAATTACTGATCACATGAATTCTATGAGATATGTGGATCACAAAACATGGGGAAATTCGTATACACGGTCAATCGAGATTGGAGACCTGGAGGATGGTTTTAGGATGGAGAATACAGCCGAGAATCTAAGATGGATAGGAATGTCAGACAAAGATCTGGAGAAG AGTTTCACGGAGGAACACAAGATAGTTCCAATAGAAAACATTTCATCTTTTCGTAGGGAAGAACAAGAGCAACAGTATGAGATTCAAG GAGAAACTGGGCATCATAGTGGCATAATCAAGGAACTCAATGATAATGAGGCAAATGATGATGATTTCTCACTTAGTTTCATCAATGAAGACCCGAACGAGAACTTCCTCCATGATGGAAACATGGATGATTATTCGCCTTCTCCAAGCTTTGAAGTCATCGAAGAAATTCAAGTTAATCACGGCATGTTTGTTTCAACTCGGCAGGTGGCTGAAACATTCTTTCACCAGTTAATGCCTTCACAAACAGTTAAGGTCCATCTAAACCCAGTTTTAGGCCAGAACTTTTTCATAGAGAGAGTTGTTACGCAAAAAAAATCTGAGGATAGAGGTTCTTTCTTTAAGAGGTCCAAGGAACTTGTGATGGAAAAGTTCGACGGAATTGCCAAATCAACAATGCCATGGGGGAAAATTGCAAGCACTCTTGTTTGTGCAGTTACACTTATATTGATGCACATGATCATCTATCTTGGGCAACATATGGAAGATGAGAAATTGATGGATGCCTTCACCAGAACTACAACTGCAACTAGTGTGGAAGAAAACGGCAGTTCTGAAATTAGCAATAAGAAGAAAGgacttggattaattaagtggagcaacaaaaaagaaaaggtttGCTTGGTTAATGTAAGAGGTGGGAATAGTTGTAGTGTGTTTCTGAAGAAGATGGGGATTTTCCTCACAGTTTCTTTGGCTCTTGGTACCATGTGGGCTAACCACAATATAATTTCCCCTTGA
- the LOC126612515 gene encoding NAC domain-containing protein 54-like isoform X2, whose product MAPVSLPPGFRFHPTDEELVAYYLKRKINGRKIELEVIPEVDLYKCEPWDLPGKSLLPSKDLEWYFFSPRDRKYPNGSRTNRATKAGYWKATGKDRKVNSQTRAVGMKKTLVYYGGRAPHGSRTDWVMHEYRLDERECETAQGLQDAYALCRIFKKTATGPKIGEHYGSTSTTNYQLTSDHSSSVNELYSDGGRCEDFESSSYPMQMNNACSSSPNFVHTNSLDDMGRKRDGKWTQFLSKEAFNCSSSFSHISTHGNIPYPPSKVDIALECARLQHRLSLPPLEVEDFSQVGLTDFKTMQYSNPAPDTTSAETDALQEILSVAHVSQEMINQSSNLVDQTWGGNYAPPANDFSFMVDRDAQYNQITDHMNSMRYVDHKTWGNSYTRSIEIGDLEDGFRMENTAENLRWIGMSDKDLEKSFTEEHKIVPIENISSFRREEQEQQYEIQGETGHHSGIIKELNDNEANDDDFSLSFINEDPNENFLHDGNMDDYSPSPSFEVIEEIQVNHGMFVSTRQVAETFFHQLMPSQTVKVHLNPVLGQNFFIERVVTQKKSEDRGSFFKRSKELVMEKFDGIAKSTMPWGKIASTLVCAVTLILMHMIIYLGQHMEDEKLMDAFTRTTTATSVEENGSSEISNKKKGLGLIKWSNKKEKVCLVNVRGGNSCSVFLKKMGIFLTVSLALGTMWANHNIISP is encoded by the exons ATGGCTCCTGTTTCATTGCCTCCTGGTTTTAGGTTCCATCCCACAGATGAGGAATTAGTTGCTTACTACCTCAAAAGAAAGATTAATGGCCGTAAGATCGAATTAGAGGTCATCCCTGAAGTTGATCTCTACAAGTGTGAGCCATGGGACTTACCAG GAAAGTCATTATTGCCTAGCAAAGATCTGGAGTGGTATTTCTTCAGTCCGCGAGATCGGAAGTACCCTAACGGATCGAGGACTAATCGTGCAACTAAAGCTGGATACTGGAAGGCGACGGGAAAGGATCGGAAGGTAAACTCACAGACGCGTGCTGTAGGCATGAAGAAAACCCTAGTTTATTACGGAGGAAGGGCACCACATGGGAGTCGAACAGATTGGGTTATGCATGAATATCGCCTCGACGAGAGGGAGTGCGAAACTGCACAAGGCTTGCAG GACGCATATGCGCTATGCCGTATTTTTAAGAAGACTGCAACGGGGCCAAAGATAGGAGAGCATTATGGTAGCACAAGTACTACTAATTACCAGCTAACCAGTGACCATTCATCTAGCGTTAATGAACTGTATTCTGATGGAGGAAGATGTGAAGATTTCGAGAGCTCAAGTTATCCTATGCAAATGAACAATGCATGCtcttcatcaccaaactttgttCATACAAACTCACTTGATGACATGGGTAGAAAAAGAGATGGAAAATGGACGCAGTTCTTATCGAAAGAGGCATTTAATTGCTCGTCCTCATTTTCTCATATTTCTACACATGGAAACATTCCCTACCCTCCATCTAAG GTTGATATTGCATTAGAATGTGCAAGGCTGCAGCATCGACTCTCACTTCCTCCATTAGAAGTGGAGGATTTCTCTCAAGTTGGACTCACCGACTTCAAAACGATGCAATACTCAAATCCTGCACCTGACACGACAAGTGCTGAAACTGATGCTTTGCAGGAAATTCTCTCAGTTGCACATGTTTCTCAAGAAATGATCAATCAATCCAGTAATCTTGTGGATCAGACATGGGGTGGAAACTATGCACCTCCAGCCAATGACTTTAGCTTTATGGTTGACCGAGATGCTCAGTATAATCAAATTACTGATCACATGAATTCTATGAGATATGTGGATCACAAAACATGGGGAAATTCGTATACACGGTCAATCGAGATTGGAGACCTGGAGGATGGTTTTAGGATGGAGAATACAGCCGAGAATCTAAGATGGATAGGAATGTCAGACAAAGATCTGGAGAAG AGTTTCACGGAGGAACACAAGATAGTTCCAATAGAAAACATTTCATCTTTTCGTAGGGAAGAACAAGAGCAACAGTATGAGATTCAAG GAGAAACTGGGCATCATAGTGGCATAATCAAGGAACTCAATGATAATGAGGCAAATGATGATGATTTCTCACTTAGTTTCATCAATGAAGACCCGAACGAGAACTTCCTCCATGATGGAAACATGGATGATTATTCGCCTTCTCCAAGCTTTGAAGTCATCGAAGAAATTCAAGTTAATCACGGCATGTTTGTTTCAACTCGGCAGGTGGCTGAAACATTCTTTCACCAGTTAATGCCTTCACAAACAGTTAAGGTCCATCTAAACCCAGTTTTAGGCCAGAACTTTTTCATAGAGAGAGTTGTTACGCAAAAAAAATCTGAGGATAGAGGTTCTTTCTTTAAGAGGTCCAAGGAACTTGTGATGGAAAAGTTCGACGGAATTGCCAAATCAACAATGCCATGGGGGAAAATTGCAAGCACTCTTGTTTGTGCAGTTACACTTATATTGATGCACATGATCATCTATCTTGGGCAACATATGGAAGATGAGAAATTGATGGATGCCTTCACCAGAACTACAACTGCAACTAGTGTGGAAGAAAACGGCAGTTCTGAAATTAGCAATAAGAAGAAAGgacttggattaattaagtggagcaacaaaaaagaaaaggtttGCTTGGTTAATGTAAGAGGTGGGAATAGTTGTAGTGTGTTTCTGAAGAAGATGGGGATTTTCCTCACAGTTTCTTTGGCTCTTGGTACCATGTGGGCTAACCACAATATAATTTCCCCTTGA